One part of the Deltaproteobacteria bacterium genome encodes these proteins:
- the mutS gene encoding DNA mismatch repair protein MutS, whose translation MLAQYLRLKEQHRDAVLMFRLGDFYEMFFEDAERASAILDITLTARNKHDPNPIPLCGVPFHAVDGYIQKLLAAGLKVAICEQVEDPRGAKGLVDRDVVRVITPGTVLEEESLDPRSASFLAVVARAGDGLGLAACDLSTGEVRVMEFSPAAGRERGATTDAPTRVAADDALDAAAEELARLGAKELVVAPELQAVLPRLTAQAPGVFQSLVPTEWFDAEEGGAWVAASAEGASAVGAGGRAALGGLRAYLRATYRGKLDHLRAPELVRPHDTLILDQTTRSNLNLVDGGGGERRGSLLHVLDRTRTPMGSRMLRRWMLAPLTSPAAIARRLDAVEILVQSVDVREDVRTGLAGMGDLERLVARVGTGSASPRDLTRLVAALARVGALRDNLGGRDDLLGEVAATLDPLPDLQTRIGAMLADEPPATARSGAIIRDGARPEVDELRSLTRDGKGWVAALEARERKRTGIASLKVRYNRVSGYGIEVTKPNLALVPAEYVRKQTLAGAERFVTAELKEQEQKLLGAEARLVQLEAALFAELVAEAATHQRALAENARAVAVLDTLAALADVAHDRGYVRPVLDRGDAVVIRDGRHPVIETTLGGAAFVPNDCTLDASQQVLLITGPNMAGKSTYLRQVALVCCLAQMGSFVPASEARIGVLDRIFTRVGASDNLAAGDSTFMVEMRETANILRELGPRSLVILDEIGRGTSTYDGIAIAWAVAEHLHDREPAAKTLFATHYYELTALARQLPRVRNYSVAVREWNDQVIFLRRIVAGPANRSYGVEVARLAGLPVEVVERARSLLATLERGELLSEGGRTAAAGHPVPGTQLGLFAPRPSAVEARLRAIDVTRMTPLEAMNELHQLVDAVRGGGDDHGTDGRD comes from the coding sequence ATGCTGGCGCAGTACCTGCGGTTGAAGGAGCAGCACCGGGACGCCGTATTGATGTTCCGGCTCGGCGACTTCTACGAGATGTTCTTCGAGGACGCGGAGCGCGCCTCGGCCATCCTCGACATCACCCTCACCGCGCGCAACAAGCACGACCCGAACCCGATCCCCCTCTGCGGCGTGCCCTTCCATGCGGTCGACGGTTACATCCAGAAGCTCCTCGCCGCCGGGCTGAAGGTGGCGATCTGCGAGCAGGTCGAGGACCCGCGTGGCGCCAAGGGTCTCGTCGACCGCGACGTCGTGCGCGTCATCACGCCGGGCACGGTGCTCGAGGAGGAGAGCCTCGACCCGCGGAGCGCGAGCTTCCTCGCCGTCGTCGCGCGGGCCGGCGACGGCCTCGGGCTCGCGGCCTGCGACCTTTCGACGGGCGAGGTGCGCGTCATGGAGTTCTCGCCGGCCGCGGGACGCGAACGCGGCGCGACGACCGACGCACCGACGCGCGTCGCCGCCGACGACGCGCTCGACGCGGCGGCCGAGGAGCTCGCGCGGCTCGGCGCCAAGGAGCTCGTCGTCGCCCCCGAGCTGCAAGCGGTGCTGCCTCGGCTGACCGCCCAGGCGCCCGGCGTATTCCAGAGCCTCGTCCCGACGGAATGGTTCGATGCCGAGGAGGGGGGTGCCTGGGTCGCGGCGAGCGCGGAGGGCGCCAGCGCCGTCGGCGCGGGCGGTCGGGCGGCGCTCGGGGGATTGCGCGCGTACCTCCGCGCCACATACCGCGGCAAGCTCGACCACCTCCGCGCGCCGGAGCTCGTGCGGCCGCACGACACCCTCATCCTCGACCAGACGACGCGCAGCAATTTGAACCTCGTGGACGGCGGCGGAGGCGAACGGCGCGGATCGCTCCTGCACGTTCTCGACCGCACGCGCACCCCGATGGGGAGCCGCATGCTGCGGCGCTGGATGCTCGCGCCGCTGACGAGCCCGGCCGCGATCGCGCGCCGGCTCGACGCCGTCGAGATCCTGGTCCAGAGCGTCGACGTTCGCGAGGACGTCCGCACCGGGCTCGCCGGCATGGGCGATCTCGAGCGCCTCGTCGCACGTGTCGGCACCGGGAGCGCGTCGCCACGCGACCTGACGCGGCTCGTCGCGGCGCTCGCGCGCGTCGGAGCGCTTCGCGACAACCTCGGCGGCCGCGACGATCTGCTCGGCGAGGTCGCCGCGACCCTCGACCCGCTGCCCGACCTGCAAACGCGCATCGGCGCGATGCTCGCGGACGAGCCGCCGGCAACCGCCAGGAGCGGCGCCATCATCCGCGACGGCGCGCGTCCCGAGGTCGACGAACTGCGCAGCCTCACCCGTGACGGCAAGGGCTGGGTCGCCGCGCTCGAGGCGCGCGAGCGCAAGCGCACGGGCATCGCCTCCCTGAAGGTCCGCTACAACCGCGTCTCCGGCTACGGAATCGAGGTGACGAAGCCGAACCTCGCGCTCGTCCCGGCCGAGTACGTCCGCAAGCAGACCCTCGCCGGGGCGGAGCGCTTCGTGACCGCCGAGCTCAAGGAGCAGGAGCAGAAGCTCCTCGGCGCCGAGGCGCGCCTGGTGCAGCTCGAAGCGGCCCTCTTCGCCGAGCTCGTCGCCGAGGCGGCGACGCACCAGCGCGCGCTCGCCGAGAACGCCCGGGCGGTCGCCGTGCTCGACACCCTCGCCGCGCTCGCCGACGTCGCCCACGACCGGGGCTACGTCCGACCGGTCCTCGACCGTGGCGACGCCGTCGTCATCCGGGACGGCCGCCACCCCGTAATCGAGACGACGCTCGGGGGCGCCGCGTTCGTCCCGAACGACTGCACGCTCGACGCCAGCCAGCAGGTCCTGCTGATCACGGGACCCAACATGGCCGGCAAGTCGACCTACCTCCGCCAGGTGGCGCTGGTCTGCTGCCTCGCGCAGATGGGGAGCTTCGTCCCGGCGTCCGAGGCCAGGATCGGCGTCCTCGACCGCATCTTCACGCGCGTCGGCGCCTCCGACAACCTCGCCGCGGGCGACTCGACCTTCATGGTGGAAATGCGCGAGACCGCGAACATCCTCCGCGAGCTCGGGCCCCGGAGCCTGGTCATCCTCGACGAGATCGGACGCGGCACCAGCACCTACGACGGGATCGCCATCGCCTGGGCCGTCGCTGAACACCTCCACGATCGCGAACCGGCGGCGAAGACGCTCTTCGCGACCCACTACTACGAGCTGACGGCCCTGGCCCGGCAACTCCCCAGGGTCCGCAACTACTCGGTGGCGGTCCGGGAGTGGAACGATCAGGTGATTTTCCTGCGTCGCATCGTTGCGGGCCCGGCCAACCGGAGCTATGGCGTAGAGGTGGCGCGGCTGGCGGGTCTGCCGGTCGAGGTGGTGGAGAGGGCGCGGAGTCTCTTGGCGACGCTCGAACGCGGCGAGCTGCTTTCCGAGGGTGGGCGCACTGCCGCCGCGGGGCATCCTGTCCCCGGCACGCAGCTCGGACTGTTCGCCCCGCGGCCGTCGGCCGTCGAGGCGCGCTTGCGCGCGATCGACGTGACGCGCATGACACCCCTGGAGGCGATGAACGAGCTACATCAGTTGGTGGACGCGGTGCGGGGCGGTGGAGACGACCATGGCACGGACGGACGAGACTGA
- a CDS encoding N-acetylmuramoyl-L-alanine amidase: MARTDETDDRRGRRCGLLLAVATLSLLAWTVEAAAVAVRPGRVERVRYEARDGSTRVIIMLSRPVPFEVRVLGGETARKTERRIVLDFSNAVLAPGAAAPIGVENGFLQQVRTGQFTARTARVVLDLASITKHSVEAFEDPPRVVIDIVGKPAPAAPVVAAPNTAPSRTEGALATTRGEPPAERTTPSADRAAPPREVATAPPSPPERASVEPPRASGHAGEPAKPLDKSDKGTPAALDRVTIGDTAERRSEPAPVPAASPKRPETAGKAGSTDPLPGRPANRPWRIVLDPGHGGADPGAQGVGGIVEKDIVLAIAQRLKRRLEESSNAKVLLTRETDATRTLAERTAFANANSADLFISIHANADRSGELQGIETYTLNNSNDRATIRLAKMENGPAVRVGRGDLSFILSDMVQSGKEEESNALAERLHSRVLARLRSRYTDVHNLGVKKGPFYVLVGAYMPCVLVETSFLSHPVEGKRLGTTAYQHDIAEGLFLGITDFLGDARLAKTL; encoded by the coding sequence ATGGCACGGACGGACGAGACTGACGATCGGCGCGGGCGCCGCTGCGGCCTGCTGCTGGCCGTCGCCACCCTGAGCCTGCTCGCCTGGACGGTGGAGGCCGCCGCGGTGGCCGTCCGGCCGGGACGGGTCGAGCGCGTCCGGTACGAAGCGCGCGACGGCTCGACCCGCGTCATCATCATGCTGTCACGCCCCGTACCGTTCGAAGTGCGCGTCCTCGGTGGCGAGACCGCCCGCAAGACCGAGCGCCGCATCGTGCTCGACTTCTCGAACGCCGTCCTCGCACCCGGGGCCGCGGCCCCGATCGGCGTCGAGAACGGGTTCCTCCAGCAGGTCCGTACGGGGCAGTTCACCGCCCGTACGGCGCGCGTGGTGCTCGATCTCGCCAGCATCACCAAGCACTCCGTCGAGGCCTTCGAGGATCCGCCGCGGGTCGTGATCGATATCGTCGGGAAGCCCGCGCCGGCGGCCCCGGTCGTCGCCGCTCCGAACACGGCGCCGTCCCGCACCGAGGGCGCGCTCGCGACCACGCGCGGCGAGCCGCCGGCTGAGCGGACGACGCCATCCGCGGATCGCGCCGCGCCGCCGCGCGAGGTCGCCACGGCGCCGCCGTCCCCGCCCGAGAGAGCGTCCGTCGAACCGCCACGCGCGTCCGGGCATGCCGGCGAACCGGCGAAGCCCCTCGACAAGAGCGACAAGGGCACGCCGGCGGCTCTCGACCGGGTCACGATCGGTGACACGGCCGAGCGGCGGAGCGAGCCAGCGCCGGTTCCCGCCGCGTCCCCGAAGCGGCCCGAGACCGCCGGTAAAGCCGGGAGCACCGACCCGTTGCCGGGACGTCCGGCGAACCGCCCCTGGCGCATCGTCCTCGATCCCGGGCACGGCGGCGCGGATCCCGGCGCGCAAGGCGTGGGCGGCATCGTGGAAAAGGACATCGTCCTCGCGATCGCGCAGCGCCTGAAGCGGCGGCTCGAGGAGTCCTCCAACGCCAAGGTGCTCCTCACGCGCGAAACCGACGCCACCCGCACCCTCGCCGAGCGGACGGCGTTCGCGAACGCCAACAGCGCCGATCTCTTCATCTCGATCCACGCCAACGCCGATCGGAGCGGCGAGCTGCAGGGCATCGAGACCTACACGCTCAACAACTCGAACGACCGCGCCACCATCCGGCTCGCCAAGATGGAGAACGGCCCGGCGGTCCGGGTCGGACGCGGCGACCTCTCGTTCATCCTGAGCGACATGGTGCAGTCCGGGAAGGAAGAGGAGTCGAACGCCCTCGCGGAGCGCCTGCACTCGCGCGTGCTCGCCCGCTTGCGCTCGCGCTACACCGACGTCCACAACCTCGGCGTGAAGAAAGGACCGTTCTACGTGCTGGTCGGCGCGTACATGCCGTGCGTTCTCGTGGAGACGTCGTTCCTCTCCCACCCGGTCGAGGGCAAGCGCCTCGGTACGACGGCCTACCAGCACGACATCGCCGAAGGGCTCTTCCTCGGCATCACCGACTTCCTGGGCGACGCGCGCCTCGCCAAGACGCTCTAG
- the glnD gene encoding [protein-PII] uridylyltransferase produces MASVQPFAYELPVLPPVQAAGAELGAVARTYVAELRTRLYEQHRAGAGGSAIVEAYTGGIDRLIAFLFDSATAEYTERYVLLDHRCTVAAQGGYGRFELNPSSDIDLLVLFPWRVNAYVETVAERILYSLWDAGLMVGHASRTVADCTRLAQKDLKVKTALLDARFLCGDPPLYAEFEAAMESEVLKKNAARFYREKLAESAERHRRHGDSVYLLEPELKEGAGGLRDIHTAMWLAKVKYKVRDMRELVVKGVISERERGEIEASQDFLFRVRNSLHFLTGSHQDHLTFELQDRAASDLGFGSDGTNRPVERLMKSYFTHATAIRRFSDAIIERCTERPTPYRLIGRVIGREIREGVWIINRTLSVDGAAVIRQDPTTLVTIFRDAQRHGVKITQGTQRLIREHLHLIGEEQRVDPAFIRPFLDILAWNQHVWETLQEMHRVGVVCQLFSEFARIDCLVQRDPNHIYTVDEHSLRGIGELERLRRGEHKKTAPLLTEVMRDIDRHEVLFLALLFHDIGKGHGEGHSGRGADMVRDIAARLPLNQDEVAQWEFLVRQHLLMSHLAQHRDTQDPRLLAEFAAVCGSVENLKMLYVMTFADMRAVGPKVWNNWRDMLLGELYMRTLTRFEQGQVEDEDEHGRAERIRQRLLGLVEPDRRAGFQSFLAGMPERYLTTTPESQVPAHFELMSHLREEWTIRPAAEHPHLFVSTVRHVPESEYSELTICTPDRPGLFSMIAGVLTAQGMNIVGARITTTRGGVAIDSFRIGHQEHLERVLEPERWERVQQMLARVLRGQIDIAALVAASSRPSILEKATRANTTPPEIIVDNDIAEDYTVLDVVTGDRVGVLFAITHALHRLGLVIHLAKITTQAHQVLDVFYVTDGDGRKIVDPDRLRSVCDTIAVELRALNGVAHP; encoded by the coding sequence ATGGCCTCGGTCCAACCCTTCGCGTACGAGCTGCCCGTGCTCCCGCCGGTGCAGGCCGCCGGCGCCGAGCTCGGAGCGGTCGCGCGGACCTACGTCGCCGAGCTGCGGACGCGACTCTACGAACAACATCGCGCGGGGGCCGGCGGCAGCGCGATCGTCGAGGCCTACACCGGAGGCATCGACCGCTTGATCGCGTTCCTCTTCGACTCCGCGACCGCCGAGTACACCGAGCGCTACGTGCTGCTCGACCACCGCTGCACGGTGGCGGCGCAAGGAGGCTACGGGCGCTTCGAGCTGAACCCGTCCTCCGACATCGATCTCCTCGTCCTCTTCCCGTGGCGGGTGAACGCCTACGTCGAGACGGTCGCCGAGCGCATCCTCTACTCACTCTGGGACGCGGGGCTCATGGTCGGGCACGCGAGCCGCACGGTCGCCGACTGCACGCGGCTCGCCCAGAAGGATCTCAAGGTCAAGACGGCGCTGCTCGACGCTCGTTTCCTCTGCGGCGATCCTCCCCTCTATGCCGAGTTCGAAGCGGCGATGGAGTCGGAGGTCCTCAAGAAGAACGCGGCGCGCTTCTACCGCGAGAAGCTCGCCGAGAGCGCGGAGCGCCACCGCAGGCACGGCGACTCGGTCTATCTGCTCGAGCCCGAGCTCAAAGAGGGCGCGGGCGGCCTGCGCGACATCCACACGGCGATGTGGCTCGCGAAGGTCAAGTACAAGGTCCGGGACATGCGCGAGCTGGTCGTGAAGGGCGTGATCAGCGAGCGCGAGCGCGGCGAGATCGAGGCGTCGCAGGATTTTCTCTTCCGCGTCCGCAACTCGCTGCACTTCCTGACCGGCTCGCACCAAGACCATCTCACCTTCGAGCTCCAGGATCGTGCCGCGTCCGATCTCGGCTTCGGCAGCGACGGCACCAACCGGCCCGTCGAGCGCCTCATGAAGTCGTACTTCACGCACGCGACCGCGATCCGCCGCTTCTCCGACGCCATCATCGAGCGCTGCACCGAGCGGCCGACCCCTTACCGCCTGATCGGCCGCGTGATCGGCCGCGAGATCCGCGAGGGCGTGTGGATCATCAACCGCACCCTGTCCGTGGACGGTGCCGCGGTGATCCGTCAGGACCCGACGACGCTCGTCACGATCTTTCGCGACGCGCAGCGCCACGGCGTCAAGATCACCCAGGGCACGCAACGTCTCATCAGGGAGCACCTGCACCTGATCGGCGAGGAGCAGCGGGTCGACCCCGCGTTCATCCGTCCGTTCCTCGACATCCTCGCCTGGAACCAGCACGTCTGGGAGACCCTGCAGGAGATGCACCGGGTCGGGGTCGTCTGTCAGCTCTTCTCCGAGTTCGCCCGCATCGACTGCCTCGTGCAGCGCGACCCGAACCACATCTACACCGTCGACGAGCACTCCCTGCGCGGCATCGGCGAGCTCGAGCGCCTGCGGCGCGGCGAGCACAAGAAGACGGCGCCGCTCCTCACCGAGGTGATGCGCGACATCGACCGCCACGAGGTGCTCTTCCTGGCGCTGCTCTTCCACGACATCGGCAAGGGCCACGGCGAAGGGCACTCGGGCCGGGGCGCCGACATGGTGCGCGACATCGCGGCGCGGCTTCCCCTCAATCAGGACGAGGTGGCGCAGTGGGAGTTCCTCGTGCGCCAGCACCTCCTGATGTCGCACCTCGCCCAGCACCGCGACACGCAGGATCCCCGGCTGCTCGCCGAGTTCGCCGCCGTGTGCGGCAGCGTCGAGAACCTCAAGATGCTCTACGTCATGACCTTCGCCGACATGCGCGCGGTCGGTCCCAAGGTCTGGAACAACTGGCGCGACATGCTGCTCGGCGAGCTCTACATGCGGACCTTGACGCGCTTCGAGCAGGGTCAGGTCGAGGACGAGGACGAGCACGGCCGCGCCGAGCGCATCCGGCAACGCCTGCTCGGGCTCGTCGAGCCGGATCGCCGCGCGGGCTTCCAGTCCTTCCTCGCCGGCATGCCCGAGCGCTATCTCACGACGACGCCCGAGAGCCAGGTGCCGGCGCATTTCGAGCTCATGAGCCACCTGCGCGAGGAGTGGACCATCCGACCGGCAGCCGAGCATCCGCACCTCTTCGTGAGCACCGTGCGCCACGTGCCGGAGTCCGAGTACAGCGAGCTCACGATCTGCACGCCGGACCGGCCCGGCTTGTTCTCGATGATCGCCGGCGTGCTGACCGCGCAGGGCATGAACATCGTCGGCGCCCGCATCACGACCACGCGCGGAGGCGTCGCGATCGACAGCTTCCGGATCGGGCACCAGGAGCACCTCGAGCGCGTCCTCGAGCCGGAGCGCTGGGAGCGCGTGCAACAGATGCTCGCGCGGGTGCTGCGCGGCCAGATCGACATCGCGGCGCTCGTCGCGGCGTCGAGCCGCCCGTCGATCCTCGAGAAGGCGACGCGCGCGAACACGACGCCGCCCGAGATCATCGTCGACAACGACATCGCCGAGGACTACACGGTGCTCGATGTGGTGACGGGCGACCGCGTCGGCGTGCTCTTCGCGATCACGCACGCCCTCCATCGCCTCGGCCTCGTGATCCACCTGGCGAAGATCACGACCCAGGCGCACCAGGTGCTCGACGTCTTCTACGTGACCGACGGCGACGGACGGAAGATCGTCGATCCCGACCGCCTGCGCAGCGTCTGTGACACCATCGCCGTCGAGCTGCGGGCGCTGAACGGCGTGGCCCACCCATGA
- a CDS encoding tyrosine recombinase XerD: protein MTTAAGAAATATSLDRWIDRYLAYVAAERGLAANTVAAYARDLAQLMRWLGGCAREPAELTPALLQRFLAAERARGLAPRSASRLAATLRGFCRYLVLERVLPASPAADLTMRRLPDALPLAPGRADVQVLLDAPPADTPRGRRDRALLELLYSAGLRVSEVIGLRQASLDLDANCVRVVGKGSRERVVPLGSHARARLDEYFALARPALAGTHRPRPEVFLSARGSPLSRQAVWKLLKGYLREACLDARASPHSLRHAFATHLLDGGADLRAVQAMLGHADVATTQIYTHVAPRRLREIHRRFHPRDSGRTRP from the coding sequence ATGACGACGGCCGCCGGCGCCGCCGCGACGGCCACGTCGCTCGATCGGTGGATCGACCGCTACCTCGCCTACGTCGCCGCGGAACGCGGGCTGGCGGCCAATACCGTTGCCGCGTACGCCCGCGATCTCGCCCAGCTCATGCGCTGGCTCGGCGGGTGCGCCCGCGAACCGGCCGAACTCACCCCCGCGCTCCTGCAGCGATTCCTCGCCGCCGAGCGCGCGCGCGGCCTGGCGCCGCGGAGCGCGAGCCGCCTGGCGGCGACGCTCCGCGGCTTCTGCCGCTATCTCGTGCTCGAGCGCGTCTTGCCGGCCTCACCGGCCGCCGATCTCACGATGCGGCGCCTGCCGGATGCGCTGCCGCTCGCGCCCGGCCGCGCCGACGTGCAGGTGCTGCTGGACGCGCCTCCCGCGGATACGCCGCGCGGCCGGCGCGATCGCGCGCTCCTCGAGCTGCTCTACAGTGCGGGGCTGCGCGTCTCGGAAGTGATCGGGCTGCGCCAGGCGAGCCTCGACCTCGACGCCAACTGCGTCCGCGTCGTGGGGAAGGGGAGCCGCGAGCGCGTCGTCCCGCTCGGCAGCCACGCGCGCGCGCGGCTCGACGAGTACTTCGCACTCGCCCGCCCGGCGCTCGCCGGCACGCACCGCCCGCGGCCCGAGGTCTTCCTGTCGGCACGAGGTTCCCCACTCTCGCGCCAGGCGGTCTGGAAGCTCCTCAAGGGCTACCTCCGCGAGGCGTGCCTCGACGCCCGCGCGTCGCCCCATAGCCTCCGCCATGCGTTCGCGACCCATCTCCTCGACGGCGGCGCGGATCTGCGCGCCGTTCAGGCCATGCTCGGCCATGCCGACGTCGCGACGACCCAGATCTATACCCACGTCGCGCCACGCCGCCTGCGCGAGATCCATCGCCGCTTCCATCCCCGCGACTCGGGACGAACGCGCCCGTGA
- a CDS encoding site-2 protease family protein, which translates to MERPDQLIDIVRQVALWSLPILAAVIFHEVAHGAVALRLGDDTALRVGRLTLNPLPHIDPIGTLLMPSLLMLAGLPVFGYARPVPVDYGRLHNPRRDMMAVALAGPGTNLALALVSAGLFHILKGQLAGLTSETASSFHLGVVLPLAQMAQASVVINVSLAIFNLLPLPPLDGGRVLTGLLPYAQARVVAAIEPFGFLILAALIMTGWLRFLVSAPISYVTRMLL; encoded by the coding sequence GTGGAGCGTCCTGACCAGCTCATCGACATCGTCCGTCAGGTGGCGCTGTGGTCGCTGCCGATCCTCGCGGCCGTAATCTTCCACGAAGTCGCGCACGGCGCCGTGGCGCTGCGCCTCGGAGACGACACCGCGCTTCGCGTGGGACGCCTGACCTTGAACCCGCTGCCCCACATCGATCCCATCGGGACGCTCCTCATGCCGAGCCTCCTGATGCTCGCCGGACTGCCGGTGTTCGGCTACGCACGGCCCGTGCCGGTCGACTACGGACGGCTCCACAACCCCCGACGGGACATGATGGCGGTGGCCCTCGCGGGTCCGGGGACCAACCTGGCGCTCGCGCTCGTGAGCGCCGGCCTGTTCCACATCCTCAAGGGGCAGCTTGCGGGCCTCACCAGCGAGACCGCCTCGTCCTTCCATCTCGGGGTCGTCCTGCCGCTCGCGCAGATGGCGCAGGCGAGCGTCGTCATCAACGTCAGTCTCGCCATCTTCAATCTTCTACCTCTGCCGCCGCTCGACGGCGGCCGCGTCCTGACCGGGCTCCTGCCGTACGCGCAGGCCCGCGTCGTCGCGGCGATCGAGCCGTTCGGCTTCCTGATCCTGGCCGCGCTGATCATGACCGGCTGGCTGCGATTCCTGGTGAGCGCCCCGATCTCCTACGTGACGAGGATGCTCCTCTGA
- the trpS gene encoding tryptophan--tRNA ligase, with protein sequence MTTTARIVSGMRPTGRLHLGHLLGTLRTWRALQATHECFFFVADWHALTTDYDRTEGLAANVVEMVTDWLASGIDPARVTIFVQSSIPEHAELHLLLSMITPLGWLERVPTYKETQQQLVDRDLSTYGFLGYPVLQAADILMYRATQVPVGADQVPHVELTREIARRFNHVFGEVFPEPQALLAAAPRIPGLDGRKMSKSYNNAVFLSDDAAQVKAKLSRMMTDPRRARRHDPGDPNDCPAYTLHRIYCTPEELDYTAHGCRTAEIGCLECKLIMIARAEAELGPIRERRAALATRPDDVRDVIAQGTRRARAVAEETMATVRTLVGLGGTP encoded by the coding sequence CTGACCACCACCGCTCGCATCGTGAGCGGCATGCGCCCGACGGGCCGGCTGCACCTCGGACACCTGCTCGGGACGCTGCGCACCTGGCGCGCGCTCCAGGCGACGCACGAATGCTTCTTCTTCGTCGCCGACTGGCACGCGCTCACCACGGACTATGATCGCACCGAGGGGCTGGCGGCGAACGTCGTCGAGATGGTCACCGACTGGCTCGCGAGCGGCATCGACCCGGCGCGCGTGACGATCTTCGTGCAGTCGTCGATTCCCGAGCACGCCGAGCTGCACCTCCTGTTGTCGATGATCACGCCGCTCGGGTGGCTGGAACGGGTCCCCACCTACAAGGAAACGCAACAGCAGCTCGTCGACCGCGACCTCTCGACCTACGGGTTCCTCGGCTACCCGGTTCTGCAAGCGGCCGACATCCTCATGTACCGCGCCACCCAAGTGCCGGTGGGCGCCGATCAGGTGCCGCACGTCGAACTGACGCGTGAGATCGCCCGCCGCTTCAACCACGTCTTCGGCGAAGTCTTCCCCGAGCCCCAGGCTCTGCTCGCGGCGGCGCCGCGCATCCCGGGGCTCGACGGCCGCAAGATGAGCAAGAGCTACAACAACGCCGTGTTCCTCTCGGATGACGCGGCGCAGGTGAAGGCCAAGCTCTCGCGCATGATGACCGATCCGCGGCGGGCGCGCCGCCACGACCCCGGTGACCCGAACGACTGCCCGGCCTACACGCTGCATCGGATCTACTGCACCCCCGAGGAGCTCGACTACACGGCCCACGGCTGCCGCACCGCCGAGATCGGGTGCCTCGAATGCAAGCTGATCATGATCGCCCGGGCGGAGGCCGAGCTCGGTCCGATCCGCGAGCGCCGCGCCGCCCTGGCGACCCGCCCCGACGACGTCCGCGACGTCATCGCGCAGGGCACCCGCCGCGCCCGGGCGGTCGCGGAGGAGACCATGGCCACGGTACGCACGCTCGTCGGTCTCGGAGGAACGCCATGA
- a CDS encoding segregation/condensation protein A translates to MSYRVKLEVFEGPLDLLLHLIKKEEVDIYDIPVARITDEYLQYLSLLDSMNLDVAGEYLVMAATLTHIKSRMLLPPSEDETEEPEEDPRADLVHQLVEYQRFREAAVALGERPVLARDVFRRDPAVPDRDQGEGVRLRDVTVADLLEAFREVMERALRESFHEIVHEDISVDECVQIIVRRMEIDGPLRFRDLFVGLPSRRRLVATFLALLELVKRQAIHARQEEDGAEILLFPKAGDVPHLDDVP, encoded by the coding sequence ATGAGCTATCGCGTCAAGCTCGAGGTCTTCGAGGGTCCGCTCGATCTCCTGCTCCATCTGATCAAGAAGGAGGAGGTCGACATCTACGACATCCCGGTCGCTCGCATCACCGACGAATACCTCCAGTACCTGAGTCTGCTCGACAGCATGAACCTGGACGTCGCCGGCGAATACCTGGTGATGGCGGCGACGCTGACGCACATCAAGTCACGCATGCTGCTGCCGCCGTCGGAGGACGAGACCGAGGAGCCGGAGGAGGATCCGCGCGCCGATCTCGTGCACCAGCTGGTCGAGTACCAGCGCTTCCGCGAAGCGGCCGTCGCGCTCGGCGAGCGCCCGGTCTTGGCCCGCGACGTATTCCGGCGCGACCCTGCGGTCCCGGACCGCGACCAGGGCGAAGGCGTGCGCCTGCGCGACGTGACCGTCGCGGACCTGCTCGAAGCTTTTCGCGAGGTCATGGAGCGCGCGCTCCGCGAGAGCTTCCACGAGATCGTCCACGAGGACATCTCGGTCGACGAATGCGTGCAGATCATCGTGCGCCGGATGGAGATCGACGGGCCGCTCCGCTTCCGAGACCTCTTCGTCGGCCTGCCGTCGCGCCGACGCCTGGTGGCGACCTTCCTCGCGCTCCTGGAGCTCGTGAAGCGCCAGGCGATCCACGCGCGCCAGGAAGAGGACGGCGCCGAGATCTTGTTGTTTCCGAAAGCCGGAGACGTTCCGCATCTCGACGACGTACCGTGA